Proteins from one Mesotoga infera genomic window:
- the ltrA gene encoding group II intron reverse transcriptase/maturase: MKYYSLIDKVYSKKNLLKAYHRVNSNRGAPGIDGVTVKSFGEKLLEEIERLSEEIKSGEYMPMPLRRVEIPKADGKTRQLGIPAVRDRVVQQSLKEILEPIFEERFHPSSYGYRKGRNAWQAVEKAKAFASKYGLCNVVELDLSKCFDTLDHEKIIDSVAERVSDGKILKLIRAMLKSGVMEDGVWKATETGSPQGSVISPLLANIYLDEFDQKMKARGIRIVRYADDILIFSKTQEEAREFLAIAINILEIDMKLKVNRNKTRITTLEEGFHFLGFEIKGERVGIEKSRLKRFKGKVKGLTRRNQSTPVKEIVKELNPLLRGFASYFRIVDLQSTLRGLLSWIRRRLRAIILHQWKSTKKLNRVLRRAGWEEKVNLRMNKWRSSHTKAVNYAIPNRFFEEMNLFDMTSYYHPLSKYPILDP, from the coding sequence ATGAAGTATTACAGTCTAATCGACAAAGTCTATTCGAAGAAGAACCTATTGAAAGCCTATCACAGGGTAAACTCCAACAGAGGAGCTCCTGGGATAGACGGAGTAACCGTAAAATCATTCGGGGAGAAACTCCTCGAAGAAATCGAGAGATTATCCGAAGAAATCAAGAGCGGTGAGTACATGCCCATGCCACTCAGGAGAGTAGAAATCCCAAAAGCAGATGGTAAAACAAGGCAATTGGGAATACCTGCTGTGAGAGACAGGGTGGTACAACAATCTCTCAAGGAGATACTGGAACCTATATTCGAGGAAAGATTCCATCCCTCCAGTTACGGTTACAGAAAGGGAAGAAATGCCTGGCAGGCGGTGGAGAAGGCGAAAGCTTTTGCATCCAAATACGGTCTGTGCAATGTAGTGGAACTTGACCTGAGCAAATGTTTCGACACTCTGGATCATGAGAAGATAATAGACTCCGTAGCAGAGAGAGTGAGTGATGGAAAGATACTCAAACTCATACGCGCAATGCTGAAGAGCGGAGTAATGGAAGATGGAGTCTGGAAGGCAACAGAAACTGGCAGTCCACAGGGTAGTGTAATAAGTCCCCTGCTGGCGAACATCTACCTGGACGAGTTCGACCAGAAGATGAAAGCCAGAGGAATAAGGATAGTCAGATATGCAGACGACATATTAATCTTCTCGAAAACCCAGGAAGAAGCCCGAGAGTTTCTGGCAATCGCGATCAACATACTGGAGATTGACATGAAGCTCAAGGTCAACAGAAACAAGACGAGAATCACAACACTGGAGGAGGGCTTTCACTTTCTTGGCTTCGAAATAAAAGGCGAGAGAGTTGGGATAGAGAAATCCAGATTGAAAAGGTTCAAGGGAAAGGTCAAGGGACTTACAAGAAGGAACCAGAGCACACCGGTAAAGGAAATAGTGAAAGAGCTAAATCCACTGTTGAGAGGATTTGCCAGCTATTTCAGGATAGTAGACTTACAATCTACCTTGAGAGGGCTTTTGAGCTGGATAAGGAGAAGGCTTAGAGCCATCATACTACACCAGTGGAAGAGCACAAAGAAACTGAACAGAGTCCTTAGAAGGGCTGGATGGGAAGAGAAAGTCAATTTGAGAATGAACAAATGGCGCTCTTCTCACACAAAAGCAGTCAATTACGCCATTCCCAACAGGTTCTTTGAAGAGATGAACTTATTCGATATGACATCGTACTATCATCCCCTGTCGAAGTATCCGATACTCGATCCATGA
- a CDS encoding Maf family protein — MVRLILASSSPRRKELLQLLRVTFETIPPIGVKEALSTSFDPEELADLSFRKARNVYERYPDAVVIGADTVVVLENTVMGKPSSKDEAFEMLVRLSEKMHYVFTAVSVLERRWNFSFIERTAVKFRRIPLKLIGEYVQTGIPLDKAGAYGIQDYGALFTESINGDYYNVMGLPIGRLWQELHTREVI; from the coding sequence ATGGTTCGACTGATACTGGCCTCATCTTCGCCCCGCCGAAAAGAATTGCTGCAACTCCTCAGAGTTACATTCGAGACCATCCCACCCATCGGAGTGAAGGAAGCGCTTTCCACCTCTTTCGACCCGGAGGAACTGGCGGACCTCTCTTTCAGAAAGGCGCGGAACGTTTACGAAAGATATCCAGATGCAGTGGTCATAGGGGCCGACACGGTCGTGGTGCTCGAGAACACCGTCATGGGAAAACCCTCGTCGAAGGATGAGGCTTTTGAGATGCTGGTGAGGCTCTCCGAAAAGATGCATTATGTCTTCACGGCAGTGTCTGTGCTCGAGCGTCGATGGAACTTCAGTTTTATAGAAAGAACCGCAGTCAAATTTCGCCGAATTCCGTTAAAGCTGATAGGGGAATACGTTCAGACAGGAATCCCCCTCGACAAGGCAGGTGCATATGGCATACAGGACTACGGCGCTCTTTTCACCGAAAGCATAAACGGGGATTATTACAATGTAATGGGGTTGCCCATCGGTAGATTGTGGCAGGAACTACATACCAGAGAGGTGATCTAG
- the deoC gene encoding deoxyribose-phosphate aldolase translates to MELAGYIDHTLLKADATQEMIVRLCQEAREFNFWSVCVNTGYLSLVSKALEGSPVKKTVVIGFPLGQMATMTKGAETVWALENGADEFDMVINVGLLKAREYQKVYDDISEVVESAKGKIVKVILENCLLTEEEKIAACVISREAGAAFVKTSTGFSTGGATVEDVSLMKFVVGDHCRVKASGGIRTREDTIAMIKSGADRIGTSSGIKIVTGGIARDKGGY, encoded by the coding sequence ATAGAACTGGCCGGTTACATAGACCATACTCTCCTGAAGGCCGACGCCACACAGGAGATGATCGTCAGGCTCTGTCAGGAGGCCAGAGAGTTCAATTTCTGGAGCGTCTGCGTCAATACCGGTTATCTCTCGCTCGTCAGTAAGGCGCTCGAAGGGTCGCCCGTGAAAAAGACGGTCGTTATAGGCTTTCCGCTGGGACAGATGGCCACGATGACCAAAGGCGCCGAAACGGTGTGGGCTCTGGAAAATGGAGCCGACGAGTTCGATATGGTAATCAACGTGGGATTGCTTAAGGCCAGAGAGTATCAGAAGGTTTATGATGATATATCCGAAGTGGTAGAATCGGCAAAAGGCAAAATAGTCAAAGTCATTCTCGAGAACTGCCTCTTAACTGAAGAGGAAAAGATTGCCGCCTGCGTTATTTCGAGAGAGGCAGGTGCTGCTTTTGTCAAAACATCGACCGGTTTTTCCACAGGCGGTGCGACGGTAGAAGACGTTTCGCTGATGAAATTCGTCGTCGGCGACCATTGCAGAGTGAAGGCTTCGGGTGGAATTAGAACCAGAGAAGACACGATAGCCATGATCAAGTCAGGAGCCGACAGAATAGGCACCAGTTCAGGCATAAAAATAGTGACTGGCGGAATTGCCAGAGATAAAGGGGGATATTGA
- a CDS encoding NusG domain II-containing protein, with product MDWLIIVILILTSIILFIPRRQLATIAEIYHDGRLVMTVDLRVDSQFSLEGMKIAVSGGRISVVDSDCPDRICVNQGAIDRPGMPIVCIPNRILIKIPAGYTQLDAITQ from the coding sequence TTGGACTGGCTGATTATCGTCATACTGATCCTGACGTCGATCATACTCTTCATTCCCCGCAGACAATTGGCCACGATAGCTGAGATCTACCACGATGGACGGCTGGTGATGACGGTTGATCTTCGCGTGGATTCGCAGTTCAGCCTGGAGGGCATGAAAATCGCCGTGAGCGGTGGCAGAATCTCGGTTGTCGATTCCGACTGCCCCGACAGGATCTGCGTGAACCAGGGAGCCATAGACAGACCTGGAATGCCGATTGTCTGCATTCCCAACAGAATCTTGATAAAGATTCCGGCCGGCTACACGCAGCTCGATGCGATAACTCAGTGA
- the amrS gene encoding AmmeMemoRadiSam system radical SAM enzyme → MKPAVYFDEYDEGSTLQCLLCPRHCVIKQGEVGFCKTRRNVDGMLYSLNYGQLTSIAIDPIEKKPLFHFFPGETILSVGSWGCNLSCEFCQNWEISKDRPKVIKHVMPQQLIQIATERKSKGIAFTYNEPVVSFEFILDTSRAASKEGIYSVLVTNGVIEREPMELLSQSMRAMNIDIKGWNDDFYRKEIGTEKANVLRSIEIAIKSGVHIELTTLIIPGKNDNLEEMEEEALWIKSLSPDIPLHINRYFPNYHYTVPATQVESLIELASKAKKHLNYVYVGNVVLEGYSDTFCPDCGNLLIERRGYNVIVSGVDEKGRCTSCQKEISLVF, encoded by the coding sequence GTGAAACCGGCCGTATATTTCGACGAGTACGACGAAGGGAGTACTCTCCAATGTCTTCTGTGTCCACGCCACTGCGTAATAAAGCAGGGAGAAGTCGGCTTCTGCAAGACCAGGAGAAACGTGGACGGAATGCTGTACTCCTTGAACTACGGGCAGCTGACCTCGATCGCCATAGACCCGATAGAAAAGAAGCCGCTCTTTCACTTCTTTCCGGGAGAGACGATCCTCTCCGTCGGTTCCTGGGGCTGTAATTTGAGCTGCGAATTCTGCCAAAACTGGGAGATTTCCAAGGATAGACCGAAGGTGATCAAGCATGTCATGCCCCAGCAGCTGATCCAGATAGCTACTGAAAGAAAATCCAAAGGGATCGCTTTCACCTACAACGAGCCTGTGGTCTCTTTCGAATTCATTCTCGACACATCACGTGCCGCATCCAAAGAGGGAATATACAGTGTACTCGTCACCAACGGCGTTATCGAGAGAGAGCCCATGGAGCTCCTTTCCCAATCGATGAGAGCGATGAACATAGATATAAAAGGCTGGAACGACGATTTCTACAGAAAGGAAATAGGAACCGAGAAGGCAAACGTTCTGCGGTCCATCGAGATTGCCATAAAATCCGGTGTGCATATCGAACTCACCACCCTTATCATACCGGGGAAGAACGACAATCTTGAAGAGATGGAAGAAGAGGCGCTGTGGATAAAGAGCCTGTCGCCGGACATACCGCTCCATATAAACAGATACTTTCCCAATTACCACTACACAGTCCCCGCAACGCAGGTCGAATCGCTGATAGAACTGGCTTCGAAAGCGAAGAAACACCTGAACTACGTTTACGTGGGCAACGTTGTGCTCGAAGGATATAGCGATACATTTTGTCCCGACTGCGGAAACCTGCTCATAGAGAGAAGGGGCTATAATGTTATCGTGAGTGGAGTGGATGAAAAAGGCAGGTGCACCAGTTGTCAAAAAGAAATATCGCTAGTTTTTTAA
- the amrA gene encoding AmmeMemoRadiSam system protein A, translating into MENSEPVRLARYAIEERIRNGRVPSIPEWVSRELRTMMAGCFVSIHKSDGALRGCIGTLSPVTGNLASEILQNAVSSATRDPRFPPIEPEELDELVITVDVLGEAEATTTEELDPKRYGVIVQHGWKKGVLLPDLEGVDTVDEQLRIALMKAGISKGESYRIYRFTVKRYH; encoded by the coding sequence ATGGAAAACTCTGAACCGGTAAGGCTCGCCAGATACGCGATTGAAGAGCGCATCAGGAATGGACGAGTTCCCTCCATACCCGAATGGGTTTCCCGGGAACTCAGAACGATGATGGCCGGGTGCTTCGTATCGATTCACAAGAGTGACGGAGCCCTGAGGGGCTGCATAGGTACGCTCTCGCCCGTAACAGGTAACCTGGCGAGCGAGATACTCCAGAACGCTGTGTCCTCGGCGACCCGGGACCCTAGATTCCCGCCAATCGAGCCAGAAGAGCTCGACGAACTCGTGATAACCGTTGACGTACTGGGAGAGGCCGAAGCGACAACCACCGAAGAACTCGATCCAAAGCGATACGGAGTAATCGTTCAGCACGGCTGGAAGAAGGGCGTGCTTCTTCCCGATCTGGAGGGGGTAGATACAGTCGACGAACAACTCAGAATCGCTCTCATGAAGGCGGGAATAAGCAAGGGCGAGAGTTACCGAATATATCGATTCACCGTAAAAAGGTATCACTAG
- the ltrA gene encoding group II intron reverse transcriptase/maturase: MKYYSLIDKVYSKKNLLKAYHRVNSNRGAPGIDGVTVKSFGEKLLEEIERLSEEIKSGEYMPMPLRRVEIPKADGKTRQLGIPAVRDRVVQQSLKEILEPIFEERFHPSSYGYRKGRNAWQAVEKAKAFASKYGLCNVVELDLSKCFDTLDHEKIIDSVAERVSDGKILKLIRAMLKSGVMEDGVWKATETGSPQGSVISPLLANIYLDEFDQKMKARGIRIVRYADDILIFSKTQEEAREFLAIAINILEIDMKLKVNRNKTRITTLEEGFHFLGFEIKGERVGIEKSRLKRFKGKVKGLTRRNQSTPVKEIVKELNPLLRGFASYFRIVDLQSTLRGLLSWIRRRLRAIILHQWKSTKKLNRVLRRAGWEEKVNLRMNKWRSSHTKAVNYAIPNRFFEEMNLFDMTSYYHPLSKYPILDP, from the coding sequence ATGAAGTATTACAGTCTAATCGACAAAGTCTATTCGAAGAAGAACCTATTGAAAGCCTATCACAGGGTAAACTCCAACAGAGGAGCTCCTGGGATAGACGGAGTAACCGTAAAATCATTCGGGGAGAAACTCCTTGAAGAAATCGAGAGATTATCCGAAGAAATCAAGAGCGGTGAGTACATGCCCATGCCACTCAGGAGAGTAGAAATCCCAAAAGCAGATGGTAAAACAAGGCAATTGGGAATACCTGCTGTGAGAGACAGGGTGGTACAACAATCTCTCAAGGAGATACTGGAACCTATATTCGAGGAAAGATTCCATCCCTCCAGTTACGGTTACAGAAAGGGAAGAAATGCCTGGCAGGCGGTGGAGAAGGCGAAAGCTTTTGCATCCAAATACGGTCTGTGCAATGTAGTGGAACTTGACCTGAGCAAATGTTTCGACACTCTGGATCATGAGAAGATAATAGACTCCGTAGCAGAGAGAGTGAGTGATGGAAAGATACTCAAACTCATACGCGCAATGCTGAAGAGCGGAGTAATGGAAGATGGAGTCTGGAAGGCAACAGAAACTGGCAGTCCACAGGGTAGTGTAATAAGTCCCCTGCTGGCGAACATCTACCTGGACGAGTTCGACCAGAAGATGAAAGCCAGAGGAATAAGGATAGTCAGATATGCAGACGACATATTAATCTTCTCGAAAACCCAGGAAGAAGCCCGAGAGTTTCTGGCAATCGCGATCAACATACTGGAGATTGACATGAAGCTCAAGGTCAACAGAAACAAGACGAGAATCACAACACTGGAGGAGGGCTTTCACTTTCTTGGCTTCGAAATAAAAGGCGAGAGAGTTGGGATAGAGAAATCCAGATTGAAAAGGTTCAAGGGAAAGGTCAAGGGACTTACAAGAAGGAACCAGAGCACACCGGTAAAGGAAATAGTGAAAGAGCTAAATCCACTGTTGAGAGGATTTGCCAGCTATTTCAGGATAGTAGACTTACAATCTACCTTGAGAGGGCTTTTGAGCTGGATAAGGAGAAGGCTTAGAGCCATCATACTACACCAGTGGAAGAGCACAAAGAAACTGAACAGAGTCCTTAGAAGGGCTGGATGGGAAGAGAAAGTCAATTTGAGAATGAACAAATGGCGCTCTTCTCACACAAAAGCAGTCAATTACGCCATTCCCAACAGGTTCTTTGAAGAGATGAACTTATTCGATATGACATCGTACTATCATCCCCTGTCGAAGTATCCGATACTCGATCCATGA
- the radC gene encoding RadC family protein, which produces MPREKLLELGAERLTNEELVAILLRTGVKGKGVMEFSKELLNRYGSLTALLCADVREVMNVKGMGLAKAVLFKASLELGHRVFREMSKKTRMKLDEPESVYYLCHDMTLLDRETVRVISLDTRLNYCGLNTVSVGILDSSLLHPREVFKPAISRMAAAIILVHNHPSGDPSPSKEDGNITDRIKEAGETLGIKLLDHIIVGKGSFFSFMAGRVFYTEVGDDFQRKSL; this is translated from the coding sequence ATGCCCAGAGAGAAACTTCTCGAGCTCGGGGCAGAAAGGCTCACGAACGAAGAACTCGTGGCCATCCTTTTGAGAACTGGGGTAAAAGGAAAGGGTGTAATGGAATTCAGCAAAGAACTCCTGAACCGCTACGGATCGCTCACGGCTCTGCTCTGCGCCGACGTGAGGGAAGTTATGAACGTGAAGGGAATGGGTCTGGCCAAGGCCGTTCTCTTCAAGGCCTCCCTGGAGTTGGGGCACAGGGTTTTCAGAGAGATGTCAAAAAAGACCCGGATGAAACTCGACGAACCGGAAAGCGTCTATTATCTCTGCCACGATATGACACTGCTGGACAGAGAAACGGTCAGGGTGATCTCGCTAGATACCAGGTTGAATTATTGTGGTCTAAACACAGTCAGCGTGGGAATACTCGACTCTTCGCTCCTGCATCCACGCGAAGTTTTCAAACCTGCCATCAGCAGAATGGCGGCCGCGATCATTCTCGTGCATAATCATCCGTCGGGAGATCCCAGTCCCAGTAAGGAAGATGGTAATATAACAGATAGAATAAAAGAAGCGGGAGAAACTTTGGGCATAAAGCTCCTGGATCATATAATTGTAGGGAAAGGCAGCTTTTTCAGCTTTATGGCGGGAAGGGTATTTTACACGGAGGTGGGCGATGATTTCCAGAGAAAGAGCTTATAG
- a CDS encoding cyclodeaminase/cyclohydrolase family protein — protein sequence MDFCALSVKDFLKKVAEKSPTPGGGAVGAVVAALAASLGSMVANLTIGKKGYEDVEGHMESVLETCEAESVYLCELVNKDIQAFDQVMSAYKLPKATEEEKNAREMKIQQALKTAIEVPFDLARRCKNIIISIERLAKWGNLNVLSDAESAAYLLMAVYKIAYANVMINMKSLKDAEYSAWISDEMSQLDRQMTSTYDRIMDVLGKRNG from the coding sequence ATGGATTTTTGCGCTCTTTCTGTAAAGGATTTTCTTAAGAAGGTGGCGGAGAAAAGTCCGACACCGGGCGGTGGAGCGGTCGGAGCAGTGGTGGCAGCGCTGGCTGCGTCCCTGGGTTCTATGGTGGCCAATCTCACTATAGGTAAAAAGGGATACGAAGATGTGGAAGGCCACATGGAATCAGTTCTGGAAACCTGCGAAGCCGAGTCTGTTTATCTTTGCGAACTGGTGAACAAGGACATTCAGGCATTCGATCAGGTGATGTCCGCTTACAAACTTCCCAAAGCCACCGAGGAAGAAAAGAATGCTAGGGAAATGAAGATACAGCAAGCCTTAAAGACCGCAATAGAGGTGCCTTTTGATCTGGCAAGAAGATGCAAGAATATAATAATCAGCATAGAAAGACTGGCCAAATGGGGCAACCTCAACGTCCTCTCGGACGCCGAAAGCGCCGCTTATCTGCTTATGGCAGTTTATAAGATCGCCTACGCAAATGTCATGATAAACATGAAATCCCTGAAGGACGCGGAGTACAGTGCCTGGATCTCCGATGAGATGAGCCAGCTAGACAGGCAAATGACTTCAACCTATGACAGAATAATGGACGTACTCGGAAAACGTAATGGTTGA
- a CDS encoding HDIG domain-containing metalloprotein: protein MISRERAYSLVEEHLKSKNLVKHVIATEAVMRALAVKLGQDTDSWGIAGLLHDLDYELTKDRFEEHALKTVEMLANEDVSTEIKDAILAHCERKERQSLIEKAIYAADPVTGFIVAAVLIRKGAKLADVDVEFLLNRFKEKSFARGASREQMASCEELGLSLEDFLAISLGAMQNISAELGL, encoded by the coding sequence ATGATTTCCAGAGAAAGAGCTTATAGTCTGGTAGAGGAACATTTGAAATCGAAAAACCTGGTTAAGCACGTGATAGCCACCGAGGCGGTGATGCGCGCGCTGGCCGTAAAGCTGGGTCAGGACACGGACAGTTGGGGGATAGCCGGTCTGCTCCACGATCTCGACTACGAACTCACCAAAGACCGCTTTGAAGAACACGCTTTGAAGACCGTCGAGATGCTCGCCAACGAGGATGTTTCAACCGAGATAAAGGATGCCATCCTCGCCCACTGCGAGAGAAAAGAAAGGCAGTCACTGATCGAGAAGGCCATCTACGCGGCCGATCCTGTAACGGGCTTCATCGTGGCTGCCGTCCTCATACGGAAAGGGGCAAAATTGGCCGATGTCGATGTGGAGTTCTTGCTAAATAGATTCAAAGAGAAGTCTTTCGCCAGAGGAGCCAGTAGAGAACAGATGGCCAGCTGCGAAGAGCTCGGTCTGTCGCTCGAGGATTTTCTTGCCATATCTCTCGGCGCGATGCAAAATATTTCCGCAGAACTGGGGTTGTAG
- the tgt gene encoding tRNA guanosine(34) transglycosylase Tgt — translation MVELKILKKSNECKARLGRLFTDHGEIDTPVFMPVGTNGTVKGLWQNQLESLQASIILGNAFHLYLRPGLDVLREFGGLHRFMSWQHSILTDSGGFQVFSLSDKKILEEGVKFRSPLDGSKIFMTPELSMEIQRAIGSDIAMAFDECVEPDASREYVEGSVGRTTRWARRCIEAHRGSRQALFGIVQGGFFEDLRERSAAEITSMDFNGFALGGLSVGEEFSVTTRILAHSVDLLPSDRARYLMGIGSPDIILAAVENGIDMFDCVLPTRMGRHGTALTWTGRVNLKAARNRFDRSPVDENCSCAVCSTYSRAYIHHLLSRDEMLGKILLSYHNISFLMNFVRELREAIAEERYMDFKTECLRNGLIGSNSLESFSSERMG, via the coding sequence ATGGTTGAACTGAAGATATTAAAGAAAAGCAACGAGTGCAAGGCCCGACTTGGAAGATTGTTCACCGATCACGGTGAGATAGACACACCCGTCTTCATGCCGGTGGGAACGAACGGAACCGTCAAGGGACTTTGGCAGAACCAACTGGAATCCCTCCAGGCTAGCATCATACTTGGAAATGCCTTTCACCTATATCTGAGACCGGGCCTGGATGTTTTGAGAGAGTTCGGTGGGCTTCACCGGTTCATGTCCTGGCAACATTCGATCCTGACCGACAGTGGTGGCTTCCAGGTCTTTTCACTAAGCGATAAGAAGATTCTGGAAGAGGGTGTGAAATTTCGTTCACCGCTCGATGGCAGCAAGATATTCATGACTCCCGAACTCTCGATGGAAATCCAACGGGCGATAGGCTCGGACATCGCGATGGCCTTTGACGAGTGCGTCGAGCCAGACGCATCGAGAGAGTATGTAGAAGGCTCAGTGGGAAGAACCACCCGATGGGCCCGCCGATGCATAGAAGCGCACAGGGGAAGCAGGCAGGCGCTTTTCGGTATCGTTCAGGGCGGTTTCTTCGAAGATCTGAGGGAGAGGAGCGCTGCCGAGATCACGTCGATGGATTTTAACGGATTCGCGCTCGGCGGGCTGAGCGTGGGAGAGGAGTTTTCCGTTACTACTAGGATACTCGCTCATTCGGTCGATCTTCTTCCCTCAGATAGAGCCAGGTATCTAATGGGGATCGGCTCGCCGGATATAATTCTTGCTGCCGTTGAAAACGGCATAGATATGTTCGATTGCGTACTGCCGACGAGAATGGGCAGGCATGGCACGGCCCTGACCTGGACGGGAAGGGTAAACCTGAAGGCCGCGAGGAACAGGTTTGACCGGTCTCCAGTGGATGAAAACTGTTCATGCGCCGTTTGCTCGACTTACAGCAGGGCTTACATACATCATCTCCTCTCCAGAGATGAGATGCTTGGCAAGATCCTGTTGAGTTATCACAACATAAGTTTTCTGATGAATTTCGTCAGGGAACTGCGAGAAGCGATAGCCGAAGAAAGATATATGGATTTCAAAACCGAGTGCTTAAGGAATGGACTGATCGGGAGTAATAGTCTCGAAAGTTTTTCCAGCGAGCGGATGGGGTGA
- a CDS encoding FAD:protein FMN transferase: MSKRNIASFLKGRIFFYGILLIAAAAILTYLFLREKPVEYYDRTGYYLGTYVTVRVGSKTISPVVLADAAMKEIARIDEKFGSRGSGTIARLNATGQADDLDQETVFLVKSALEVAENTGGAFDPTLFTLTALWGFDDADSEKRVPLDSEIASALAKTGYRRVELDENEMAVRLPEGLTLDLGGIAKGYAVDLAIARIKSLDPQATGFIDAGGDIGVIGPKYGDRPWIVGIRDPRGKSVQDVIEYIYLYDGAVATSGDYERFFIVDGIRYHHILDPKTGNPSRSGVISATVINKSAMLADAYATAAFVMGKDPGITFLPRYGTLVFLVMEDRSTFKSPGFEVYQQK, encoded by the coding sequence TTGTCAAAAAGAAATATCGCTAGTTTTTTAAAGGGCAGAATCTTCTTCTATGGAATCCTTCTGATCGCGGCGGCCGCGATCCTGACTTACCTCTTCCTCAGGGAAAAGCCGGTCGAGTACTACGACAGGACCGGTTACTATCTTGGAACCTACGTAACGGTGAGAGTCGGCTCGAAAACAATCTCACCGGTGGTGCTGGCCGATGCGGCCATGAAAGAAATAGCCAGGATCGACGAAAAGTTCGGCAGCAGGGGCTCGGGTACGATCGCCCGACTGAATGCGACCGGCCAGGCCGATGATCTCGACCAGGAGACGGTGTTTCTCGTCAAGTCGGCGCTGGAAGTTGCGGAAAACACCGGTGGTGCATTCGATCCGACGCTCTTCACGTTGACCGCCCTCTGGGGTTTCGACGACGCCGACTCCGAAAAGAGAGTTCCCCTCGACAGTGAAATAGCCTCGGCGCTCGCGAAGACCGGTTACCGGAGAGTGGAGCTTGACGAAAACGAGATGGCCGTCAGGCTACCCGAAGGACTCACACTGGATTTGGGCGGTATCGCCAAAGGTTACGCAGTGGATCTGGCGATTGCCAGAATAAAATCGCTCGATCCTCAAGCCACAGGCTTCATAGACGCCGGTGGCGATATCGGCGTGATCGGACCCAAATACGGAGACAGGCCCTGGATAGTCGGAATACGCGATCCGAGAGGGAAGAGCGTACAGGATGTGATAGAGTACATATATCTCTACGATGGCGCCGTCGCCACTTCTGGTGACTACGAAAGGTTTTTTATTGTCGATGGCATAAGGTATCACCACATACTCGACCCGAAAACGGGCAACCCTTCTAGGAGCGGGGTGATAAGCGCCACGGTGATAAACAAAAGCGCGATGCTCGCCGACGCCTACGCGACAGCGGCCTTCGTGATGGGTAAAGATCCTGGGATAACCTTTCTTCCCAGATACGGCACGCTCGTCTTTCTGGTGATGGAGGACAGGAGCACCTTCAAATCACCGGGATTCGAGGTATATCAGCAGAAATGA
- a CDS encoding Gx transporter family protein, which produces MINRDSDAQTAKRITTLSMLVAIGSVMYLLESLIPFPLPVPGGRWGFSNFVLLLAVNGLSLRDTLYLAIGKTVVGGLLTGRLGTPGFIMGISGIVASALLMWLLSRSRLFGMAGVSLAGAAVSNLVQLFVAAWLIVRSGEILYLYPYMLLLGSISALINAYIAHEVIRRIGDTIWFD; this is translated from the coding sequence ATGATAAATCGTGATTCAGACGCTCAAACCGCAAAGAGAATAACGACGCTTTCCATGCTGGTAGCTATTGGTTCGGTGATGTACCTTCTTGAAAGTTTAATACCCTTTCCACTGCCTGTCCCAGGCGGGAGATGGGGCTTCTCGAACTTCGTGCTTCTGCTGGCCGTCAATGGTCTCTCTCTGCGCGATACTCTATACCTTGCCATAGGAAAGACGGTTGTCGGTGGACTTCTCACAGGTCGTCTGGGTACGCCGGGTTTCATAATGGGGATATCCGGAATAGTCGCCTCGGCTCTCCTGATGTGGCTCCTCTCCAGAAGCCGACTCTTCGGCATGGCCGGTGTCAGTCTTGCCGGGGCCGCGGTGAGCAACCTCGTGCAGCTCTTCGTCGCCGCCTGGCTTATAGTGAGGAGCGGGGAGATACTCTACCTCTATCCTTATATGCTTCTGTTGGGCTCGATCTCGGCTCTCATAAACGCTTACATTGCACACGAAGTGATTAGAAGAATAGGTGATACCATATGGTTCGACTGA